In bacterium, a single window of DNA contains:
- the sucD gene encoding Succinate--CoA ligase [ADP-forming] subunit alpha, with product MSILVNADTKVIVQGMTGREGSFHTRLMREYGTRVVGGVTPGKGGTTHEEVPIFNTVREAREQTQCDATVIFVPPPFCADAIEEAIAAEIPVIVAITEGVPTKDMVRVFDRLNGSRSRLIGPNCPGLITPPSCKLGIIPGGMFTEGTVGIVSRSGTLTYEIANELFARKIGVSTCVGIGGDPVLGTTFKDVLPLFQEDTQTEIIVMVGEIGGSDEQVAVQQVVDGLVKKPVIGFIGGRTAPPGKRMGHAGAIVSGHAGTAQAKVDAMEAAGIPVANTIEEIGALVAERLAARV from the coding sequence ATGAGCATCCTGGTGAACGCCGATACGAAAGTCATAGTGCAGGGCATGACCGGCCGCGAGGGGTCGTTCCACACGCGCCTGATGCGGGAATACGGGACACGGGTCGTGGGAGGCGTCACGCCGGGCAAAGGTGGCACCACCCATGAAGAGGTCCCGATCTTTAACACGGTCCGGGAAGCCCGGGAGCAGACCCAGTGCGATGCCACTGTCATCTTCGTGCCCCCGCCTTTCTGCGCCGATGCCATCGAAGAGGCGATCGCCGCTGAAATCCCGGTAATCGTGGCGATCACCGAAGGCGTCCCAACCAAGGACATGGTGCGGGTGTTTGACCGCCTCAACGGTTCCCGGTCACGCCTTATTGGGCCGAACTGCCCGGGGCTGATCACGCCCCCCTCCTGCAAACTCGGCATCATTCCTGGCGGCATGTTCACTGAAGGTACGGTTGGGATCGTATCCCGCTCCGGTACGCTCACCTACGAAATCGCTAACGAGCTTTTCGCACGGAAGATCGGAGTCTCCACCTGCGTGGGTATCGGCGGCGACCCGGTGCTCGGCACGACTTTCAAAGATGTCCTGCCGCTCTTTCAGGAGGATACCCAGACCGAGATCATCGTCATGGTCGGCGAGATCGGCGGGTCTGATGAGCAGGTGGCAGTCCAGCAGGTCGTGGATGGGCTGGTGAAGAAGCCGGTGATCGGATTCATCGGCGGACGCACCGCGCCTCCTGGTAAGCGGATGGGCCACGCCGGTGCCATTGTGTCGGGCCATGCTGGCACCGCCCAGGCGAAGGTCGACGCGATGGAAGCGGCGGGCATTCCGGTGGCAAACACCATCGAGGAAATCGGAGCGCTGGTCGCCGAGCGACTCGCGGCCCGGGTCTAG